The genome window TTCAACCTTCGGTTTTTGCTCTTTTCGCACAACAGAGGCTGTCTTCGGCGAGGCTACCTCTTTCACTTTTTCCTGCTGTTTGGTTTTCAACGTTTTCTCAGCCACAGTATCTCCTTGTCTTTACGGCTAAAACGCCGCCTCACCATTCGCGCTTCCTTGCGGCGAGGTCGGCGTCGCCATGTTGAAGGCAGGCCAGGCAGGACTCGAACCCACAACCCCCTGTTTTGGAGACAGGTGCTCTACCTAATTGAGCTACTGGCCTTTATGAACCGGCTGGCGGGGAACCAGCCGGTTCCTTTTCATCTTACTTAGTCTCGCGATGCAAAGTGTGCTTCCGGCAACGCGGACAATACTTTTTGAGTTCCAGACGCCCGGGATCGTTGCGGCGGTTCTTCTGAGAGGTATAGTTGCGCTCCTTACAATCCACGCACGCAAAGGTAATCACAGGGCGAATATCTTTCTTTTTCGATGCCATATGCTCCTACAGCCTCCCGGCTGCTCCTTCCATATCTTACTCGAGGATCTTGGTGATGACGCCCGCGCCGACCGTCAAACCGCCTTCGCGGATCGCGAACTTCGAGCCCTGCTCCAACGCCACCGGCACGATCAGTTCCACTTCCAGGTTCACATTGTCGCCCGGCATCACCATCTCTACACCTTCCGGCAACTTGATCGTCCCCGTCACATCCATCGTCCGAATGTAGAACTGCGGCCGATATCCGTTGAAGAACGCCTTGTGCCGTCCTCCCTCTTCTTTCTTCAGCACGTACACTTCGCTCATGAAGCGCGTGTGCGGCGTAATGCTTCCAGGTTTCGCAATCACCATCCCGCGTTCCACATCCGTCCGCTCCACACCGCGCAGTAACAAACCAACATTGTCACCCGCGATGCCTTCGTCCAGCGTCTTGTGGAACATCTCTACCCCCGTCACCACCGACGACATGCTCTTCTCGCGCAAGCCCACAATCTCCACCGGCTCGCCTACCTTGATCCGTCCGCGCTCAATGCGCCCCGTCACCACCGTCCCGCGCCCCTTGATCGAGAACACGTCTTCCACCGGCATCATGAACGGCTGATCCACCGGCCGCGGCGGCTCAGGAATGTATTCATCCACCACCCGCAGCAGTTCCTTGATACACGCATACTCCGGCGCGTTCGGATCCTTCGACGGGCATTCCAGCGCCTTCAGCGCGCTCCCCCGCACTATCGGCGTCGTGTCCCCAGGGAACCCGTACCCGTTCAGCATCTCCCGCAACTCCATCTCCACCAACTCCAGGAGTTCCGGGTCGTCCATCATGTCCACTTTGTTCAAGAACACCACAATGCTCGGCACTTCCACCTGTCGCGCCAGCAACACGTGCTCCCGCGTCTGCGGCATCGGACCATCCGGCGCCGCTACCACCAGGATCGCCCCATCAACCTGCGCCGCACCCGTGATCATGTTCTTAATATAGTCACGGTGCCCAGGCATGTCCACGTGCGCATAGTGCCGCTTCTCCGTCTCGTATTCCACATGCGCAATGTTGATCGTGATCCCACGCGCTTTCTCTTCCGGCGCGTTGTCAATCTGATCGTATGCCTTGAATTCCGCTTTCCCCAGCAGGTTGCAGTACTTCGTGATCGCCGCCGTCAGCGTCGTCTTCCCGTGGTCAATGTGTCCCATCGTCCCTACGTTCAGATGCGGCTTCGTCCGTTCAAATTTCTGCTTCGCCATGTTTCTCCATCTCCTTCAAAAATTCCATTGCAACATGTACATACGGCTGAAAGAGCCCCCAATGGGATTCGAACCCATGACCTTGCCCTTACCAAGGGCACGCTCTACCACCTGAGCTATGAGGGCTTGCCGATATGCACCCTTTCGGGTTGATTTTTCCGGCTTTTCAGCCGAAGTGGGCAGTGAAGGATTCGAACCTCCGAAGGGGTGTCCCCAACTGATTTACAGTCAGTCGCCTTTGGCCACTTGGCTAACTGCCCATACTCTTTGAACCCGTTGCGGGCTCGAAAGCGAGGCGATTTTTCAATCACCTCACTTGCCAACCTGCAACTGGAGCCGACGACGGGAATCGAACCCGTAACCTACCACTTACAAGGCGGTTGCTCTGCCGATTGAGCTACGTCGGCGCTGAATTGTTAATGATCCGTAAAGCGAGCAGATTATACCAGAGGTGTTTCGGAAAGACAAGATTTTTGCTGGAATGTAGTTTGTGTGCTCTCTGTTATTTCTGCCTGCGGGAGTGGAGTTTATCAAAACTCGTTTGAACCGTCAAGGAAAATTTCAGACGTTTTCTCGTTCCATACTTTTACACAGGATGTCCAACCTGAGCCTCTTTCTAGGTTATAATAATTTTGAAATCTTGGAGGTTTCATGGAGATTTTCTGGTACGGACATTCTTGTTTTCGCCTTGTTGAACGAGGATTGGCTTCCATTGTCACCGACCCATTTGACCATCGAGTGGTTGGGTACGAACCGCTAAAGTTGCGTGCCGATGTAGTAACTATCAGCCACGACTCCCCTTCCCACAACTACCTTGATGGGGTAAAAGGTGTTTCTCACGTAATTACCGGACCGGGAGAATACGAAATCGGCGGAGTTTTTATTACCGGAGTGCAGACCAATCATCGAAATGGGAAAGAAGACACTCCTCGCAATACGCTTTATGTTTTTGATTACGATGGAATCAACGTGGCTCACCTGGGCGATCTTAACCATGTTCCTTCCCAGACAGAAGTGGAGAACCTGGGAACGGTACACATTGCACTGGTGCCGGTTGGAGATGGTTCCAGTCTAAATGCCGCCAAAGCCGCAGAAGTGATCAGTTTACTGGAGCCAAACATTGTGATTCCAATGCACTATCACACTCCGTCATGCAACCTTAAGTTGGATCCCTTGAATAAATTCCTCAAGGAGATGGGCCTTTCGGAAATTGAAACCCTGCCCTCTCTGAAAATTTCTGGCACAGCCGGCTTACCCGAAGAAACGCGCGTGATCGTTCTGGATTACCAACACTGATCAACCTGAAGGAGTGCTCCAATGGCATACAAACTGATCATGACCTGGGATATTATCCCCGAACGAGAACAGGAATACTTTGAGTTTGTCGTTCGTGAATTTATCCCCGGTGTCCAGAGATTAGGGTTTGAGTTGACGGATGCCTGGGCAACCATCTATGGAGCACGACCTCAGATTCTGGTTGGGGCAATGTTGCCCACACTGGCAAAGGTAAACAAGGTATTGCAATCTGAAGAGTGGAAACGTCTTAATTCTCAATTATTGGATTTTGTGCAAAACTATGAGCAAAAGGTGGTAGAGGCTCACGGCGGTTTCCAGTTTTAACCATGTTCACCCAAATTTCCCGGCAATTGCTGGACTGGTACCAAATTCACGCCAGGAATCTTCCATGGCGTAAAGAAGAGTCAGCGCCCTACGCAGTGCTCGTCTCCGAAATCATGCTCCAACAAACCAGGGTGGAGACGGTTATTCCGTATTACCAGCGCTGGATGGAACGCTTTCCAACCCTGGAATCTCTTGCCCAGGCTTCTTTAGAAGAGGTGTTGCGTTACTGGGAGGGATTAGGGTACTACTCGAGAGCCAAAAATTTACATCGCACCGCTCAAATTCTGGTGCAAACCTATCGCGGGGAATTTCCCCAACATGTGGAACACTTAAGAAAACTTCCCGGTATCGGCGACTATACTGCCGCGGCAATTGCCTCAATTGCCTTTGGGCAGAAAGTGGCTGCGATCGACGGAAATGTCCGCCGGGTACTTTCGCGGTTATTCTTAATCTCCGAGCCTTTGTCCTTACCAGAAACTCAAAAAAAACTGAAAAGCCTGGCAGTACAATGTCTTCCTGCTGAACAAGTGGGCGATTACAATCAAGCGCTTATGGATTTAGGGGCTTTGATATGCCTTCCCCGTTCCCCAAAATGCTTGCAATGTCCATTGTCTGTTTTGTGCCGGGCTTACCAAAACAACCAACAAAATGACATCCCTGTAAAAGCGAAGAAAAAATCTCTTCCTTCGGTAATCGTGACCGCTGCGATTATTCGAAAGGGAGATACCGTCCTTCTCGCCAAACGTCCCTTAGGGAGTTTATTAGGAGGGTTGTGGGAATTCCCTGGTGGAAAAGTAGAACATGACGAAAGATTACCCGAGTGCCTGAAGCGGGAAATCCTCGAAGAATTGGGGGTAAGGATTGAAGTCGGTAATCATTTTGGTACCTATCATCATGCTTACACGCACTTTAAAGTTACCTTACATGCATTTGAAGCCATCATACAGGATTCGCAAATCCCCCATCCAATTGAAGCGGAAGAAATTCGCTGGATCCCCATTCCCTCTCTCGATAAGTTTCCTATGGGAAAAATTGACCGCTTGATCGCTCGTGAACTTGTGGAGCGAAAAGATGGACACGGAAAGTTCATGGTTTGAAGCGCGTTTACGCATGGTGAAAGAACAAATCGAACAACGGGGTATTCGCGACCCACGTGTCCTACAAGCCATGCGAGAAGTGCCACGGCATCTTTTTGTTCCAGAAGAAGAGCAACCCTATGCATATGAAGACTGCCCTCTACCTATCGGGTTTGGGCAGACCATTTCTCAACCCTACATGGTAGCGATTATGACAGCACTCCTGGAATTAAGAGGGGACGAGAAAGTTCTGGAAGTAGGCACCGGCTCTGGATACCAAGCCGCCATTCTCAGCCGGATAGCACGCGAGGTGCATACCATCGAACGCCATCAGGCGCTTGCCCAAAAAGCAGGAGAACGCTTGCAGGCGTTAGGCTATACAAATGTCAAAGTGCATGTAGGGGATGGCTCACTGGGAATACCTGAAGAAGCGCCTTTTCAAGGAATTATTGTGACAGCAGCAGCACCGAAAGTTCCCACACCTTTGCTGGAACAACTATCAATGAACGCTTATCTTGTCATTCCCGTTGGCGGGCCTGGCGGGCAGGAATTAATGCGCTGGCAGAAGACACCTGCAGGGTTTGAACCGAAGGAACTTTTCCCAGTAGCATTCGTGCCTTTGCGAGGCAAAGAAGGCTGGAAAGAAGATCAATGGTACTCCCGATAAAAAAGGACTGTCCGCTTCGTTCGGGACAGTCCTGTGGATTTTACAGGGACCTTGAAACGGTTACGTAAACCATGGGACGACGTCGAGTTTCACTGTATAGATACTCTCTCACCGTCTCTTCAACTACACGGCGCACATTCCCATTAGCCCGGGATGCAGATTGAATGATCTTGCGGCGCATTTCCGCAAACAATTCATTGGCATCTCTTGGGAGGAGAAAACCTCTGGTCACGATTTCGGGATCATATACCACAGCATTGAATTCTTTGGACATGGTCAAATGCACCATCACCACCCCATCCCGGGATAATGCTTCGCGCTCACGCATTAATTCAGGGTCAACATCGCCTACCCCGGCACTATCCACAAATACATGAGAGACTGGAACTTGCTCATCGCTCAAGCGCATTTCGCCATTTTCGAATTCCAGCACCATACCATTCTGGATAACCTGAATGTTTTCTGCCGGAATTCCAACTTCTCGCGCCAGCCTGGCATGCTGTACCAGATGACGTAATTCGCCATGAATGGGAACGAAGTACTTCGGGCGGGTCAACTGCAAAAGCAATTTCATCTCTTCTTGACTCGCATGCCCAGACACATGAACCGGTGCAATGGCTTCATAAATCACAGAAGCCCCACGGGCAATCAAACGGTTGACCACCCGATAAACGTTTTCTTCGTTCCCTGGAATGGGATGGGAGGACAACACTACGGTATCGCCTTTCTGAATATCAAAAAGACGATTTGTCCCAAGTGAAAGCCTCCCCAGAATAGAAGTGGGCTCTCCCTGAGAACCTGTGCACATAATAGTGACCTGATGAGGAGGCAGGGAGAGAATTTGATCTACAGGGATAACCAGATCATCGGGGAAGTTTAAGTATCCCAATTTACGCGCCATTTTCATGTTATCGAGCATGCTCGCGCCTACGAAAGCGATCTTTCTTCCATGGCGCAGAGCAGCATTGGCGGCTTGTTGCATGCGAGAGATCAGAGAAGCAAAGGAGGCAATGATAATTCGCCCTTTGGCTTCGCTGAACACCTGATCAAAAGCAGCGTCAATGGTTTTCTCAGATGGTGTCCAACCAGGTCGTTCGGCATTGGTTGAATCGGCCAGCAGGGCAAGCACTCCCCGCTTGGAAAATTCTGCCAGCTTTGCATAATCCGTGGATTTTCCATCCACGGGAGTATGATCAAACTTATAGTCTCCCGAATGGACGATTAAGCCAGCCGGCGTTAGAATGCCCAACCCAACCCCATCAGGAATAGAATGGCAAACATGGTAAAACTCTACCTGGAAGGGCCCAATCTGTACGGTTTCACCGGCTTGCACGGTTCGCAAATCTGCCTTACTACCATGCCCATTTCTACCCAGTTTTACTTCCAACAATCCTCGTGTCAGTGGAGTGGCATAAATTGGGGCATTGACCTGGTCTAGAAGATGATGAATAGCGCCAATATGGTCTTCATGCCCATGAGTAATCACAATCCCCTTGACTTTGGTATGGTTTTGGGCAAGGTAGGTCATATCAGGAATGATGTAATCAATCCCGAGCATATCATTTTCAGGGAACATCAACCCTGCATCTACTACCAGTATTTCATTATCGTATTCGTACACCATCAAATTGCGGCCTACTTCCCCCAGGCCGCCCAGAGGAATTACCCGAAGTATTCCATTGCTCATAAAAACTTACCCTCAATGTCTTAATAAAATCGCCCCGGCTTTTCAGCCAGGGCGTAAACGTCCTGAAATGTCTAAAACCTGCGTTTCAGAGCACCGGTTGCCCGGCTTACTAACGCAGGAATTATACCATAACTTAATTTTTCACAAGGATTAAGCCATGACCGTAGCACGTCCGTATAAGCGTTCGCGGATGGCAAAAATTTTTCTTCGCAGACGGTCATCGCGTTCAATCATGTCTGCTACCTTTTCACAGGCATACATGACCGTAGTATGATCCCGCCCTCCCAGGGCTTCTCCAATTTGTGGCAAGGAAGCATTGGCTTCTTCTCGCATAAGATACATGGCAACCTGACGGGGTAAAGCCACCTCCCGAGAGCGGCTTCTTCCTACCAGTTCATCGAGAGAAATGCCAAACTCGCTGGCCACTACCTCTAACACCTGAGAAGAGTCCAGATGCGTCCGGTTAGGTAGCATATCCGCCAGGGCAGTATGAACGAGTTGAGGGGATAACGGCATTCCAGACAGATCTGAGAAAGCCAAAACCCGGGTAAGGGCTCCCTCCAATTCACGAATGTTGGACTGTACCAAACGGGCAATACTCTCTAGAATAGGATAAGGCACCTCTTTGTTGTTGCGTTCCGCCTTGGAGCGTAAAATGGCTATCCTGGTTTCCAAATCAGGGGGTTGAATATCCACGGTCAGTCCCCATTCAAAACGCGAACGAAGGCGTTCTTCAAGGGTCACCAGAGCTTTGGGAGATCGGTCTGAAGAAATGACGATTTGCTTATCCTGCCCATGAAGGGTATTAAAAGTGTGGAAGAATTCTTCCTGGGTTGATTCCTTTCCCGCAATGAATTGGATGTCGTCAATTAAAAGCACATCCATGTTTCTATATCGCTCGCGAAACGCCTGTGTAGTGTGAGAACGAATCGCGTTAATCAAATCATTGGTAAACTCTTCGGAAGAAACATAGAGGACCTGCAAGCCCCTGGATTGCGCTGCGTTTCCAATCGCATGCAACAGGTGTGTCTTTCCCAACCCTACCCCTCCGTAGAGGAAGAGGGGATTGTAGGCTTTGGCAGGGCTTTCGGCTACGGCCATACAAGCGGCATGCGCCATGCGGTTGCTGGCACCCACGATAAAGTTGTCAAAGGTATATCGCGAATTAATTGTGCTGGTGCCACTTCTCAAAAAAGCCTGCTGATGACTTTCTTCTGGTACTTCCTCTTCTGGCATGTCCACTTCATCACGATGCCACACGATGAACTTAACTGCCGGGGTCGCGCCCATCAATCCTTCCAGAATGCGCTGAACCGTTGCTGTCAGCCGGCTTTCCAGCCAATCTCTCGCGTAAGCATTGGGAACACCGATGATAAAATCGCTTCCCTCAACAGAAATTAATTGTGCATCTTTCACCCACGTTTCAAACGATGCCTTGTTCATCTCCATTTGCAGTTGTCCGAGAGTGGCTTGCCATGCTTGCTGTGGGTTCATGAGACACACCTCCAGTGATTTTATGTGCAATGACAACACAGGGGCAGATAAACCCGCTGCATTCCTCAAACGCAGCGGGAAAAACTCCCTCAATATATCCTCATTGCACAGATTTGGGACGATACCAGCAACCCCTTGTCGTCGATAAAAATTTTATCAAAATGCCCGGTCAGGAGCAAGTCAAAAAGCCTACGGGCGATTAAAAAAATACTGATTTTTAAGTTTATAGTTCTTAAGAAATCTCATAAAAAAATTTTAAGCCAGCCTTCCCCAACTATTAGAAGAAACTCCAACATATGCAATTCTGAAAACGCTTACAACCCCATATATTTGGGTTGCTATATTATTTGCACAACCGGTCGCTATATATTGTTATATAAATCCACATAATCATTTGAAAGAAATAGGGATTTTTGGACTTCTTTCCAAGCGTGTTGCGAGAGGTAAACTATACGCTATCCATCATCAATCGAGCAGCCTTTCGACAAATCTCAACCGCAAAGTTGGTGCCACGATCCCAGGGATAGACCTGACTCATACTGGCAAAGAATAACCCTTTCAAGGGGGTTTGAATGGAGGGAATATTCCGGGAATGATTCAGATATGGCACCGGCTGAGCATAAGAGGTACGCCAAAGCCACACTTTATTAATCCACTCCGGCTTGAAATCGGGGTTGAACTTTGGAAACACCCGAATGAAGCGGCTTAACAGTTCTTCCTCACTCAACCGGAAGTATTCATGGTCGGGGTCAAGATAATCCCCACAATAAACAATGTGATCTCCCCCAAAAAATTTAGGATCGAGGTAATTTGTGTGTTCGACCAAAGCCAGGAAAGGATAGCCGGCAGATTTTGGAATATTAAACCAGTAGTACCCCTGCCTGGACAATTGATGTTTGAGAGAGAGCACCAGGACTACCGCTCCCATACTTTTGAGGCGCAGAAGTCCCTTGAGATAATCCTCTGGTAACTCCGGTGCCATACGAGCAAGTTGTGCCGGCGAAGAGGTGACCAAACATTGATCAAACTCTTCTTCTGAAGTTGTGGTTATTTTTAGAAGTCGCTCTCTACCTTTAGTGATTTGAGTTACAGGTGTATTAAGCCGAATTGATACCCCTAAGGAACGTAAATGATCCGCCAGACGATCTGCAAAAACCTGAAAACCGCCTCGAAAAGTCCCCAGTCGAGTTGTCCGCGCTTTCAATCGCGCCCACATCCACGCCATATTGACTTCAGTGTAATGGGGCCCGAATTTTCCTTCCAGTAAAGGCTGGAACAATGTCTGATATAACCTTTCTCCGTACCACTGCCTCATCCAGTCATGGGCCCTGAAATTCTCGAGACTCTGCCATTGAGCCAGATAACGAAGATAAAACGTTACCAGCCCAAAGCGGAGGATGCCCCAAGGAAACTGAAAACCAGGGAAACGAAGCGCAGCAAGAGGGCTGTCCAAAGGGTAAAACTCGCCTTGATGATAGGCAACCGTTTTGGGGCGCCTGAACATCACATCCTCTTGCCAACCTAATTCCTTAATCAGCCCTAAGATTGCCCGGTCACTTTGAAACCAGTGGTGATAAAAGCGCTCAACACTCCAGCTCCAATGAGGTTCTTTGAAGCCGGATGCCAATCCTCCAACAACCTCTGAGGCTTCAAAAATGACAACCTTATGTCCGGCTTTGACCAGGTCAAAAGCTGCCGCCATTCCACCAAGCCCAGCACCAATGACCGCAATTTTCATATTTCTTCTGCCTCTATCACTTTTTTGTTGGTATGTTGAATGTCTTTTCCCCACCGAAGTGGCTGTTTGAGGTAGTAATAAACTCCCAACAACGTAATTGGGAACCAGAGCGCACCGTGAAGAACCAGGGTGTAGCCGGCGGCCACTTCTGGTAAAACACCGTAGGCTACCAGCACAGCAATTCCAGGAGTATCAAATGTTCCAACGTAACCTGGCGCACTGGGCAAAGTTGTAGCAAGATTAACGATTCCATTCATGAGCATCAGGGCAAAGAATGATACCTCAAACGGAAAAGCATGCATGACAAACCAGTATTTTGCCGTTTCAAAAAGCCAAATAATAACTGTAGTGGCAAAAATCATTAAGGCTTCAAGCGGGGAACGCAAGGCTTCCAACCCTGAAAGGAACTTAAGTGCAACCGAAAGCACCTTGTCTCGAAATTTTTCCGGAAGCCATTTGCTGAGCAATCTCAAAAAACTTTCTGTTTGTTTCGGGAACATGGCACATAGCAGAAAAACAATCAAGGCGCTAAAAAATACAGCCGAACCACCAATTGCAATCGTACGGATATCTAAATTTGCCCCTAATCCGGCATTATGGGTCAGTCGGGTTAATTCGGCAAGGTTTAAGAATACAAAAGCCAACATTACCACCCCATCATAAATTCGCTCGATAAGAATGGTAGCCAGGGACGCAGAGATTGGAATACCCGACCGCTCTTTTAAGATAACCGCACGAAGGATTTCTCCTGCTCGGGCTGGATAGATGTTATTCCCCATGTATCCAATTGCAACAATTGGAAACATGGTGGTTGTTGGTATTTTTTTCAATGGGCGAAGCAGGTAATGCCAACGCCATGCCCTAACCCATACCCCTAGAAAATAAACCGTTATACCGGGAACAAGCCACCAGTATTTTGCGTATTTTATGGTTTCCCAGAGTTCCGTTAATTTTAAGTTTGCCAGCGCTAAATACAAAAAAAAGGCGCTGATTCCAACGCCAAGCCAAAACTGCCAGCGCTTCATTATACACTCACTAATGAAATGATCATGGAAAGAATAATAATCAAGGAGAGTCCAAGCAGAATAATCTGATTTCTCCTCCGAATGGATTGCTCATGTTGAACACGGTTTTTGCCTTGCTTTTGCTTCATCTGCAGACTCCTTTCCAGGGCAATTTTAAACCTTTCCCATTCAGAGGTCAAATTTAAGGTTGAGGCACAATTCATTCGAATAAAACTCAGCAAGAAATTCTAATCCGCTTTTTATTGCATAAATAGAATTTATGTTCTATAATAAATTGGGTGATCCATAATGATCAATGTAGCGGAGATTCAGGTTGGGACAAGATCTCTTGGACCCGGTTGGAGAACTGTCATTTGGGTTCAAGGGTGTCCTTTCCATTGCCCTGGATGTTATTCCCCAGATTGGATACCAGATAAGCCCGCACAATTCTACACTCCCGAAGATTTATTCTCGAAGGCAATTTCAGACCATCGGATTGAAGGGATAACTATTTCAGGCGGTGAGCCTTTCAACCAGAGTCAGGAATTGGAAAAATTCCTGCATATCGTCCGAGAGCGTACCTCATTAAATGTAATTTGTTTTAGCGGTTTTACTTTTCGACAACTAATCCAGCACCCTTCAAAGTCAGTCCATGCCATGCTCCATTTGATTGATGTTTTAATCGACGGGGCATACATTCGGGAGAAAAGCACAGATCTGGGGTTACGAGGATCAACAAATCAGAAAATTTATCACCTGACACCGGCTCTGATTCATCATGACTTCATCAGTGCTCCACGAGTGAATGAAATCCACATTTCAAATAACAAAATTCTGGCAGTGGGTATTCCAACCAGTGGCATCGAGTCTTTTATGATTGGGGAACCACCATGGCTTATTCAATCGGAGGTAAGAAATCATGAGCGGACATAAAAGGACGACCGTGACAATAAGCCAGGAAGAATATCGCCGGCTGTACGAGGCTGAGATGCTATTAAGAGGGATGGATACCAAGCCTTTTGAAACAAACCATCAGCCCTCTCCAGAAACCTTAGCCTTTTTATCTCAACAGGTAAATTCAACGATTCAAAGGCAGGAAAATTTTCTTCGACTGGGTCAGGAATTACAAACAGAATTCTCTCATCTGGAGACCCAAACAGCATTTTACCTGAGAGAGATACAGGGGCAAATCCTGGAAATGCTTAATCAAGACCGAGAAAATTTTATAAATTTGGTTGATCAAATTCAAAACAATTTAAACTACATTGAAGAAAAAACCATTCGTGAGCATGAAGCAACCCAACAAAGGCTTGCGGAGTTAGAATTTCAATCCCAACAAACCTTCCAAAGAGAAAAATATACTTCCGAATTAGCCCATGAATGGTTGAATGATTGTGTTCAAATATACAACTTTATTCTGGAAAATTATCCAGAGAGCATTCCACATCTGGAAGAGTTGAGAGACATCTCATCTCAATTAGGTATTGCCCTCCAAAATTTTGAATCAGGATTGTACGAAGCCGCACTAACTACCGGTCAGAACCTTTATATCTTTTTATCATCTCTACGAGTCCAATTAGAAAAAGAAGGGTTAGAAAAGAGAAAAATCCTTGCAGAAATTTTGGAGGAACTTCGCGCCATCAAGAAGGAAATTGTTGAAAACCGTGAAATTAAGCCCTTAGACCTTCAGGGAAACTTTCTTGACACGCTAATCTCTGTAGATGAATGGACGGATAATTCCCTATCTAATCTGGAGGAAACCATTTCCTCGATAATTATTCAGTTCGAGGAACAAGGACTGGAACACCCAATAGAATACCTTCGGAATTTTAAAGCGAACCAAATTCCCTTGATACAAAATGAATTCTTAGAAGCAATCCATCAGGCTAGACTTAGTGCCTTGAATGCTCACTTGAATTACCTGATTGCTCACGATGTTTTACTTGCCCTTATTGAGCAAGGATACAAACCCGTGGAAGGGCATTATAAGCCAGGAGAAAAGGATATTTACATCGCTAAAGCGGAAGACCCGTTAGGAAATGTCGTTGAAATACAAGTTCAAACCAGTTCTCCAGAAAAAATTGAGCATCATTTGCATATTATTTCCACTTATAACCAGACCCAATCCCTGCACGAATTACGTCAGCGTGCCAGAGAAATTCAAAGAAGTCTGAAACGGATTGGTTGGGTTGCTCACGAGTCCATTGAGATCCCTTCATCTGCTCAAAGAATTACCCAACAGCCCCAAAAAGTATCTCTTAATTCCAATGGAAATGCTCGATGATGGACAGAATTAGACTAAAGGTTTTGGAAAAACTGGAACATAAATTCCTGATTCTTTATGGTTTTGGGATTTCGGACTCCTTCCTAACCGAAGATTTAGAAGAAGTCCCTTTAGAATTTGCACTTCTTAAAACACTGAAAGGTTTAGGTTTTAGACGAGTCCTGTTTCTCAATCCTCAAAACCCACTGCAGTTTCTGGATGAAGAATCAAAACAACTCTCCAAGCATATCATTTGGGAGAAAAGGAGTGAGGTACTACAAAGCAAATGGATTTCTGAAATTCAGACAGGTCCTTTTGGGAATCTCCATTTTTACCAAAGGGTTAGTGGAAGTTCCCTGGAAAATGGTGAACCAATGGGGGATTTACATGGATTACGTCTGGTAGATTATATCCTGCAGGAACACTCGCCTTTCAGGACCGCAGTGATTATCGATCAGGCAGACGTGTTTCTCACCCATTTCGAAGACCAGCGTTCTATGGCAAGTATTATCGGACGATGGTTGAGATTGCCTTCTTATAATCAAAGCCAAATTTATTTTGTATTTGCTTCGCCAGACTTGCAAGACCTTGCAAACCG of Anaerolinea thermophila UNI-1 contains these proteins:
- the dnaA gene encoding chromosomal replication initiator protein DnaA — its product is MNPQQAWQATLGQLQMEMNKASFETWVKDAQLISVEGSDFIIGVPNAYARDWLESRLTATVQRILEGLMGATPAVKFIVWHRDEVDMPEEEVPEESHQQAFLRSGTSTINSRYTFDNFIVGASNRMAHAACMAVAESPAKAYNPLFLYGGVGLGKTHLLHAIGNAAQSRGLQVLYVSSEEFTNDLINAIRSHTTQAFRERYRNMDVLLIDDIQFIAGKESTQEEFFHTFNTLHGQDKQIVISSDRSPKALVTLEERLRSRFEWGLTVDIQPPDLETRIAILRSKAERNNKEVPYPILESIARLVQSNIRELEGALTRVLAFSDLSGMPLSPQLVHTALADMLPNRTHLDSSQVLEVVASEFGISLDELVGRSRSREVALPRQVAMYLMREEANASLPQIGEALGGRDHTTVMYACEKVADMIERDDRLRRKIFAIRERLYGRATVMA
- a CDS encoding NAD(P)/FAD-dependent oxidoreductase, with translation MGKRHSTYQQKSDRGRRNMKIAVIGAGLGGMAAAFDLVKAGHKVVIFEASEVVGGLASGFKEPHWSWSVERFYHHWFQSDRAILGLIKELGWQEDVMFRRPKTVAYHQGEFYPLDSPLAALRFPGFQFPWGILRFGLVTFYLRYLAQWQSLENFRAHDWMRQWYGERLYQTLFQPLLEGKFGPHYTEVNMAWMWARLKARTTRLGTFRGGFQVFADRLADHLRSLGVSIRLNTPVTQITKGRERLLKITTTSEEEFDQCLVTSSPAQLARMAPELPEDYLKGLLRLKSMGAVVLVLSLKHQLSRQGYYWFNIPKSAGYPFLALVEHTNYLDPKFFGGDHIVYCGDYLDPDHEYFRLSEEELLSRFIRVFPKFNPDFKPEWINKVWLWRTSYAQPVPYLNHSRNIPSIQTPLKGLFFASMSQVYPWDRGTNFAVEICRKAARLMMDSV
- a CDS encoding lysylphosphatidylglycerol synthase transmembrane domain-containing protein; this translates as MKRWQFWLGVGISAFFLYLALANLKLTELWETIKYAKYWWLVPGITVYFLGVWVRAWRWHYLLRPLKKIPTTTMFPIVAIGYMGNNIYPARAGEILRAVILKERSGIPISASLATILIERIYDGVVMLAFVFLNLAELTRLTHNAGLGANLDIRTIAIGGSAVFFSALIVFLLCAMFPKQTESFLRLLSKWLPEKFRDKVLSVALKFLSGLEALRSPLEALMIFATTVIIWLFETAKYWFVMHAFPFEVSFFALMLMNGIVNLATTLPSAPGYVGTFDTPGIAVLVAYGVLPEVAAGYTLVLHGALWFPITLLGVYYYLKQPLRWGKDIQHTNKKVIEAEEI
- a CDS encoding 4Fe-4S single cluster domain-containing protein, which gives rise to MINVAEIQVGTRSLGPGWRTVIWVQGCPFHCPGCYSPDWIPDKPAQFYTPEDLFSKAISDHRIEGITISGGEPFNQSQELEKFLHIVRERTSLNVICFSGFTFRQLIQHPSKSVHAMLHLIDVLIDGAYIREKSTDLGLRGSTNQKIYHLTPALIHHDFISAPRVNEIHISNNKILAVGIPTSGIESFMIGEPPWLIQSEVRNHERT